Part of the Lysobacter enzymogenes genome is shown below.
TACGCGGCGCCGCGCAAGCGCCGGCCGACAAGTTCACGCTGCCGATGCCGATGCCGAAGGCCGCTCAAATCGACGGCGATCATTCCAAGCAACAAAAAAACACAAAAAACCGGCCTCGCGATGACGCCCCCTCATATCGGCGATCGAGCAAGCCGTCGCCGGATTTCTATTGCGACACACACAACACTATTGCCGATGCGCGCGAACTCACCGACGGGCAAGTGTGAGAGCTATCACGACGAGCTCGAGGATTAGAGAGTAACTAGCTTCAACAACGGAAGTGTTCGGATCGAACGCGCCGCGCCGACGACTGCCGAGCGTTGCGCGTGCGGACAGGGAGGTCGCCAGGCCTGTCTACGTCGGCCCTCATCCCGGAATTGCAGAAATTCGGCCCGGAACTCTCCTGTGCGCGCTTTGCGCGCCGACGCTTCGCCGCACGACGCATGCGCAAGAGCCCGGGAATATTCGCGGCACTCGGCGTAGTGCGAACCAAACACAGGGCGCACTGCCGCCCTGCTTCGCGGCCACGGACGGCCGCAGCGCGACAACGGACGCGTTCGTTGCCGCTACACCGCCCCCACCGGGCAGGAAGCATCGCGAGAGCGCAGGACGCGTTCGCCGATCGCTTGCCAATGGACTACCCCACCGACAATGGAGCGTGTTATGAAAACTCTGGCTGCGTTTGGTTTGGTGTTGTTGATCTCGGCTCCGCTGGCGAACACCGCGGAAGCGCAACAAACGCCATTCAAGAAATTGAACGAGAAAGCCCGTTTCATCCACGGCGAAAACCTGGTGACCCGCGCGTTGCCGGAAACCGGCGCTTCCATCGACGCGCGCCTGCTGTCGCCTCGGCAAAAGGCGGCCGGGTTGAGCACGGTCATGGTCGCGCCCGACGGCGCGCAGTATGCGGCGACGATGAATCCCGAGGACGTGGCCATCTTCGAAAAGGCCATCGCCGACCTGGAAAAGGTCGGCCGCACGCCGGCTTCGTTTGGCACGCTGCCGGTCTTGCCGGCGGCGTATCGCAACGCCTTGTACACGCCCAAGGTCGTCATCGGCAACGACGACCGCGTGCAGGTCACCAACACCGTCGTGGACCCGCACTGGCATATCGGCCGCATCGGCATCGGCTGCACCGGCACCTTGATCGGGCCGAAGCATGTGCTGACGGCGGGCCATTGCGTGTCCAACGGCTCCGGCACCTGGTATTCCGCGCTGGACTTCACCACGGCGCAGAACGGCAGCTACCAGCCCTGGGGCACGACCACATGGGCGCGCGCGCTGACCACGACCGCCTGGCACAACGGCGCCGACAGCAATTTCGACTACGGCATGATCGTGCTGAGCTCGGCGCCGCACGGCGGCTACTCGGGCTGGGGCACCTATTCCAACGGCAACTATGTGATCACCGGCTATCCGGGCGAAAAGCCCTTCGGCACGATGTGGACGCATTCGGGGTCCGTGTCGACCAGCGGTTCGTATCGGCTGTGCTACACGATCGATACCTCGGGCGGCAACAGCGGCAGCGGCATCGCCGCCGGCGGCTATGTGCGCGGCATCCACACCACCGGATCGTCCAGCCAGAACTGCGGCACACGTCTGACCAGCACGGTGTACAACACCTTGCAGGGATGGATTTCGAGCAATCCCTGAGTTCGCTGCATGGATTCGGAGCGGATCGATCCGGCGCCGATTGCCGTGAAGCGGAGCGGCATGTCCGCGACGGCGTCATGCGGTTCGACTCCGACGGTCTGCCACCGATAGACGCCAACGCACTGGATTCGATCCGAACCGGCGACACCGTGGCGCATCTCCGCGATGCGCCACGGCGTTCGACCGTCAACCAGCTTACGAGGCCAACATGAAATCCATCGCCCTGATCGCCGCGCTGACGCTGATGACCGGCTGCGGGCTCGACGGCAACCGAACGGCGCAGGCGCAAGCGCCGCTGGTCAGCGCGACGATCGCCGGCAGCGCCGAGTCTCCGGATCCGGTACTGGCCAAGGTCATGGAGCTGGAGAAGCGCGGCGTGGTCAAGGACGTGGTCGTGCAGGAATCGTTCCCGGTGCAGATTCGCCTGCGCGCGCCTAAAGAAGTCATCGAGGAGTTGAACCGCATGCCGCGTACCGGCGGGTTGCGCTGATCCGAACTCGTTGCGGCCGGGCGATCGCATATGCGCGGAGGACGCCGTCGACAGTCTTGCTGATCGGGGGGCCGGTTCTTCGCCGGCCTCCCGTTCCGCACCGACGGCCATGCGCCGGCTTCCGCATCACGCTCGAACGGTCCGATTGCATGCACGGAGCCGGTCGGCGACAGCTTCGGTCCGCGACGCGCAGGCAACTGCGCGGGACATGCACGGGTACGGTACGTCGAGCAGGAAGCCCCGGACTCAGTTCGCGCCCGCGGCCGCAGCCGCAGCGACCTTGCCGACCCAGGCTCCCGCGTCGACGACACGCTGCGGGGCCTCCTCCCGGGCGACCCGTTCGAGCATCGCGCGATTCCTGTAGCTGCCGACGACCATGACGCGCTGGCCCGGGTGGTCGCGCACGGCCTTGCGCACCTGGCTGGCCATGTAGCCCTCCCATCGGGCCTGCGCGGCCGCGAACTCCGGGCCGGCCAGCGCGAACTGGGCCGACTGCAAGCCATGGGCCATCGCCGCGGTCTTTTCGTCCTGGATTTGTCCCGGCTGCTGCCAGTAGGCCAGCAGCGCTTCGTCGGTCGCCTCGTCCAGGCGGGCCAGGACGGCGGCTCCGGCCGGGTTGCGTTGTTTGAGCGTTGCGAACGCCGCGCCTGCCTGGCCGGTAATCTCTTTATAAAGATCGCCGCCGGGCTCCATGGCGACCGTATTGACCCGCATCTGGGCGAGCAAGGGCCAGATCACCGCCGGATATTCCGGCCGCCCCGGGGTCGGCTTTTTCTCCGCCAGTTCGTCGGGCCGGACCTCCAACACCAGGACGTCCGGGCGGAAGTCGGCGATCGCCGAGCGCAGTCGCTCATAACCGAAGGCCGGCTCGCGATCGTGCAGACCGTGCAGGGCGCCGACGACCACGACCCGGTCGTCGGCGTCGAACGCCTTGATCGAGCCGATCGCCAGCAACTGGAGGGGGAGAGCGAACAGCAAGGCGGAGTACATGTTGCGCACGGCGGAGCACCTCGTTCCAGGACCTGGAGGCACGCTAAGCCGGGGCCGCCCGCAGCGGCCAGCGCAATTCTGCGAGCGGGACCGCCCGGTCGGCGAGCGGGCTCAGCGGGCGCGGAAGCTCGCGAGGTTGTCCCGGTAGCGCCGGCTCAGGCGCAAGGTGTGGCCGCCCTGCAGGACCACATTGGCGTCGCCCCGGCCCAGGTTGCGGATCTCGCTGATCCGGTCCAGGCGCACGATCGCGCCGCGATGGATGCGTGCGAAGCCGGCCGGGAGCTCGTCGGTCAGCGCGGCGAGCGACCGGTCCATGAGCAGGCTGCGGCCGCCGGCGTGCACCTCGGCGTAGTCGCCGGCGGCGGCGATCCAATCGATCTCCTGAAAGCGGACCAGGCGCGAGCCGGCGCCGACGCGTATCCACAGCCCTTCGCTTTCGGGCCGTTCCGGCGCCGCTTCGGCGGCTTCGGCGACGTCGACAGCGTCGGGGCGCTGGCGCAGGTGCCGACGGATCAGCACGGCGATTATCAAGGCGGCATAGGCGAAGGCGGCCTTGTCGAAGTTGGCCAATACCACCGGCCCTACCATCGCCAACGGGTTCGCCAGCCCCGACCCGTAAACGGGCCAGAAAACCGCGACGAACAACGCGACGTGCAGTGCGCTGGCCACCAAGTATCCAAACACGGCGATGGCCGACTGCAGGCCCTTGTTCAAACCGCTTGCGAACAAGCGTTCGGC
Proteins encoded:
- a CDS encoding trypsin-like serine peptidase encodes the protein MKTLAAFGLVLLISAPLANTAEAQQTPFKKLNEKARFIHGENLVTRALPETGASIDARLLSPRQKAAGLSTVMVAPDGAQYAATMNPEDVAIFEKAIADLEKVGRTPASFGTLPVLPAAYRNALYTPKVVIGNDDRVQVTNTVVDPHWHIGRIGIGCTGTLIGPKHVLTAGHCVSNGSGTWYSALDFTTAQNGSYQPWGTTTWARALTTTAWHNGADSNFDYGMIVLSSAPHGGYSGWGTYSNGNYVITGYPGEKPFGTMWTHSGSVSTSGSYRLCYTIDTSGGNSGSGIAAGGYVRGIHTTGSSSQNCGTRLTSTVYNTLQGWISSNP
- a CDS encoding LytTR family DNA-binding domain-containing protein: MRKAWDKIRTRIQARLPAPRVRPILLGVAAWALVSLVSAAQGQAFAAYRGRPQDWWGTLGYTAAIFSVWAVLAPAIMAAAERLFASGLNKGLQSAIAVFGYLVASALHVALFVAVFWPVYGSGLANPLAMVGPVVLANFDKAAFAYAALIIAVLIRRHLRQRPDAVDVAEAAEAAPERPESEGLWIRVGAGSRLVRFQEIDWIAAAGDYAEVHAGGRSLLMDRSLAALTDELPAGFARIHRGAIVRLDRISEIRNLGRGDANVVLQGGHTLRLSRRYRDNLASFRAR